The Helicobacter anatolicus genomic interval TTATTTTCCATGAATAAAAAACCTTTTTAGTTTTGGATTGGTAAAATTAATGTTGAGAAATCCCCATCTTTTAAGACAAATGGATTTTTTGCTTCATTAATGCAAAGTTCAAATTCTGTATTTTCAATCTGAGAAAGAAAATCAACAATATATCGAGAATCTACACAAAGATTCATTTCTTCTTCAAAATTAGTTTGGTATTCAAATTGAGTTTTTGCTTTTCCAGAATTATCTGTTTGAATTGTTTCAAATAAAATTTCATTATTTCTAAAAGTAATTTTAATTTTTTGTGAAATTGAGTTGGTAATTTTAATAGCTTCAAGAAAATTTTGTTTAGGGAGTTTTGTTTGGATTCTAAAATCTTTTGCAATAATTTTTTCATAATCTGGAAAATTTCCATTAATAAGTTTTGTAAAAAAAGTGTAATATTGATTTTTAATAATAAGTTGATATTCATTATAAAAAATTTCAATTTCATCTGAAAAGAGTTTTAAAATTTCACTGATAGCTTTTTTGGGAATAATAATATTAAGTTTTTCAAGAGATTGGATTTTCTGTTTTACTATTGCTAATCTTCTTGTATCTGTACCTACAAAGTTAAAAGTATAATCTTTTAAATCAAGTAAAGCACCTGTTAATTCTGGTTTTTGATTAGTAGAATCAATTGCTGGAGTAATTTTTTTGAGAAATTGTATAAAACTAGAAGTATCAAAGTTAATTTTATTTTGTATTGTTTCTTGAATATTTTTAGGAAATTCATTTGCATCAAACATGGGAAGTTCAAAACTTGTTTCTTCTTGTTTTATATAAAGGTTTTGTCCATCTGTTTCAATAGAAATTTCTTTATCTTTCAATCTTTTAATGGAATCTAAAATTCTTTTACCACTTACTGTTGCATTTCCATCGATTTCTTTTTTAATATTAATTTGAGTTTCAAGCCCTATTTCATAATCTGTTGCTTTAAGAATTAAAGTATTGTCATGAGTTTCTAAATAGATATGAGATGTAATTTGTGAAGAATCCTTTTTATCTAAAAAGGGTTGAAGATTATTAAGAATAATTTCAAATTTACTTTTTTCGATGCTGAATTTCATTTTTTCTCCTTATGAAGCTTTATAATATTAAATTTTCTAGTAGTAGTAGTATGGTTGTGAAAAGTGTGAAAATCTTTTAAAATTCCCAAAAATATGGAACTACAACATAAAAAATTTAATATATTTTTATTCACATTTATGTGCCTTATTGTATCGAAAAATTAAAAAACTTTTATAGCTTGTTTTTAATTTCATCGATTTCAGATTGAAGTGTTGGATTTTCCTTAATTTCCTTATTGATTGAAGAAATTGCTTTACTTACTGCACTGTGATCTTTCATATTTAAGGATTGAGCAATCATTGTCATAGAATTTGGTATCATTTGTCTTGTAATAAAAATTACTATTTTTCTTGCCTTTGCTATGCTTTTTACTTTACTTTTAGAAGAAATTTCACTAGGTTTAATATTAAATTTTCTTGCTACTGCTTTGATAATATCATCAATGCTTGGATTTTTTTTAGGTTCTTTTTGTATGTCTTTGATAGCATTTTCTACTGTAGTTAGCGTAATAGATTGTCCAAAAAAAGATAATGCATTTAATTTAAGTGTAATTCCTTCAATTTGTCGGATATTTTCTCCGACATTAGAAGCTAGATATTCTATAATATCTTTACTAAGTTCAATATGATTAATCACACATTTTTGTTTTATAATCTCTATTTTTGTTTCTAAACCAGGAGGTTGAATATCTGCAGTAATTCCCCATTCAAATCGGGATTTTAGACGCTCAGCAAGACCAGTAATTTGCTTAAGGCTTTTATCAGCAGTCATAATAATTTGTTTTTTTTTGGTGTGTAATTCATTAAAAGTATGAAAAAATTCATCTTGAATTTGTTGTTTTCCACCAAAAAATTGTACATCATCAATTAAAAGATAATCACAATTTCTATATTTTTCACGAAAACTTTCCATATTATTGCTTTGAATTTTAGAAATATAGTCATTTAAAAATTGCTCAGCAGTGATATAAATAACAATTTTATCTTTTTCAATAACTTTATTTCCGATAGCATTAAGAAGATGTGTTTTACCTAATCCTGTACCACCATAGAATAATACAGGATTATATCGTTCACTTTGTTTTTCACAGACTTGTTTTGCAATTTCGTAAGCAAATTTATTGGAATCTCCTTGGATAAAGGTTTCAAAGGTATAAGAAGGGTTTAGAGAATTTTGTGTTTTTTGTATATTTTGTTTAAAACTTTTCACATTTGTTTTTTTTATTTCTTTATTAATGTGAATTTCAGGTTGAGTTTTGAAATATTTTTCAAAGATTTCAAGGATTTTTTTATTATATTGTGTTTTAATCCATTGTTCAATATAAATATTTGGGACAATAATTAGTAAAATATCGTTGCTATTGGATTTTACTATGTATTCCATATTAGAAAAAAGATGATTATAAGCCTCGTATCCAAATTCCTTTTTAAAGATTTCACGGAGGTCTTGTTGGGAAATTTTTTGTGACATTTATTTTTTAACTCCAGATTTCACATATGTGAAATTTTGTGAAAAACTGCTACCATTATAACAAAAATAAGGTATAAAAATGAATATCTTAGGTATTGATCCAGGGAGTAGAAATTGTGGATATGCAATCATAAAAAAAGATAAAACAAAATTATTTTTATTAGAAGCAGGATTTATTAAAATCAAAGAAAGAAAATTACAATATCAGATTACAGAATTTATTGAGGGGATTGATTTAGTTTTAAAAAATTATCACATTGATGAAGTAGCGATTGAAGATATTTTTTATGCTTATAATCCAAAAACAGTCATCAAACTAGCTCAATTTAGGGGAGCATTAAGTCTAAAAATTTTACAAGATTTTGGAAATTTTGCAGAATATACACCTTTGCAAGTTAAAAAAGCATTAACTGGTAATGGCAAGGCAGATAAAAATCAAGTTGCTTTTATGGTAAAAAGGATTTTAAATCTTAAAGGTGAAATTAAGCCTTTAGATATTACAGATGCTATTGCTGTGGCAATCACTCATTCTCAACGTCTCTGAGATAACATTCAAAATCATAGGCACTTTGGATGATTTTTTCTAAATGATTATATTTTGGTTGCCAATTTGTATATTGAAGAATTTTTCTATTATCAGCAATCAGTTTTGCGGGATCTCCTGCCCTATTTCCTAAAATTTCTACTAAAAAATCTTGTTTTGTTACTTCTTTGACTTTGTCTATTACTTCTTTAACACTGTAACCTTTAGAATATCCAACATTAAAAATATTAGATTGTTTATTTTGAAGTAGGTATTGATATGCACTAAGATGTGCACTTGCTAGATCGTTGATGTGGATATAATCTCTAATACAAGTGCCATCTTTTGTATCATAATTTATCCCATAAATTCCCATTTTTTCTCTTTTCCCTACTGCACATTCTAATGCAATTTTAATGAGATGAATGGCATTTTTACTTCTTTGTCCTAGAGCATGAGAATGCTGAAAATCATTATCCATGTTTGCACCAGCAACATTAAAATATCTTAAAATTACATAATTAAAATCATAAATTTTACTACTATCTTTTAAGATAAATTCACTCATCATTTTAGAAGTTCCATAAGGATTGATGGGATTTAGACTAAAATTTTCATCAATAGATTTAAATTCTCCTTCTGGTTGCCCATATACCGCAGCAGTAGAGGAAAAAATAAAATTTTTTAT includes:
- the dnaN gene encoding DNA polymerase III subunit beta — its product is MKFSIEKSKFEIILNNLQPFLDKKDSSQITSHIYLETHDNTLILKATDYEIGLETQINIKKEIDGNATVSGKRILDSIKRLKDKEISIETDGQNLYIKQEETSFELPMFDANEFPKNIQETIQNKINFDTSSFIQFLKKITPAIDSTNQKPELTGALLDLKDYTFNFVGTDTRRLAIVKQKIQSLEKLNIIIPKKAISEILKLFSDEIEIFYNEYQLIIKNQYYTFFTKLINGNFPDYEKIIAKDFRIQTKLPKQNFLEAIKITNSISQKIKITFRNNEILFETIQTDNSGKAKTQFEYQTNFEEEMNLCVDSRYIVDFLSQIENTEFELCINEAKNPFVLKDGDFSTLILPIQN
- the galE gene encoding UDP-glucose 4-epimerase GalE, yielding MSFILVTGGCGYIGSHTLLEFLKNTNHHFLVIDNLSTGFIQNLEYLQNRFKNRITFFNYSLNNKEKLEQIFHTYSIECVLHFAASLSVEESTKIPLEYYKNNTINTTFLIELCTKYNIKNFIFSSTAAVYGQPEGEFKSIDENFSLNPINPYGTSKMMSEFILKDSSKIYDFNYVILRYFNVAGANMDNDFQHSHALGQRSKNAIHLIKIALECAVGKREKMGIYGINYDTKDGTCIRDYIHINDLASAHLSAYQYLLQNKQSNIFNVGYSKGYSVKEVIDKVKEVTKQDFLVEILGNRAGDPAKLIADNRKILQYTNWQPKYNHLEKIIQSAYDFECYLRDVENE
- the ruvC gene encoding crossover junction endodeoxyribonuclease RuvC, with translation MNILGIDPGSRNCGYAIIKKDKTKLFLLEAGFIKIKERKLQYQITEFIEGIDLVLKNYHIDEVAIEDIFYAYNPKTVIKLAQFRGALSLKILQDFGNFAEYTPLQVKKALTGNGKADKNQVAFMVKRILNLKGEIKPLDITDAIAVAITHSQRL
- the dnaA gene encoding chromosomal replication initiator protein DnaA, whose protein sequence is MSQKISQQDLREIFKKEFGYEAYNHLFSNMEYIVKSNSNDILLIIVPNIYIEQWIKTQYNKKILEIFEKYFKTQPEIHINKEIKKTNVKSFKQNIQKTQNSLNPSYTFETFIQGDSNKFAYEIAKQVCEKQSERYNPVLFYGGTGLGKTHLLNAIGNKVIEKDKIVIYITAEQFLNDYISKIQSNNMESFREKYRNCDYLLIDDVQFFGGKQQIQDEFFHTFNELHTKKKQIIMTADKSLKQITGLAERLKSRFEWGITADIQPPGLETKIEIIKQKCVINHIELSKDIIEYLASNVGENIRQIEGITLKLNALSFFGQSITLTTVENAIKDIQKEPKKNPSIDDIIKAVARKFNIKPSEISSKSKVKSIAKARKIVIFITRQMIPNSMTMIAQSLNMKDHSAVSKAISSINKEIKENPTLQSEIDEIKNKL